The following nucleotide sequence is from Phycisphaerae bacterium.
ACGGCCGGTGTGCAGGCGGCGCGTTGGCAGAGTTCGGCGAGCGGAAAGCGACCACCTTCGGACTCAAGTAGTTCCAGGAGAGCGGATTGTTTGGGTGGCAATTTGGGACTTGAGATTTGAGATGAATTCGGAATTCGGAATGCGGAATTTGGAATTTCGGAGGATGCCGCAGTCACGTATTTCACCTTTCGCCAGCCCGCCCGGCTCTTGGCGGCGGCGGGAATCATGAGATCGAGCGTGCGGCCCAGGTGCGCGGAGTAATACCGGGCCAACCACCGGCCCAGTTCGAGGAGTTTGTTGCTCAAAACGGGACGCTCGTCGCGGAGCTTGAGGATGGGCTTGAGCGTAGTGTCCCACTTGCCGCGGGCGACTTCCAGACACATCGCTTCAATTGGCCGCTGGCCGCGTCCGAAGGGAACGGTCACGCGCATGCCCGGCGCAAGGATGGATTCGAATTCTGGTGGGACGAGGTAGCTGTATGTCTTGTCGATCGGCGCGAGCGGGGCGACGGTCGCGATGAGCGCGGAGACGAGCTGCGGTTCGTCGAGGAGGGAGCGGGTGAAACGATCGCGAGGCATATCAGAATTACAAATGACGAACGGCGAATAGCGAAGGATGACCTTACGCCGCCGGCGCTTGTCGGGTGCTTCATGTTACTCGGATTTAAGGGAGGAGTGGATTTCGATCGGAAACGGGGCCGAGCCGCGCAAACTGCGAAGGGATTCCGGGAGATGGGAAATCTGTTGCCGCGCGTAATCGGCAATGTGCGCGACCGGGCGCGTGGCGGCCAGGGGCTTTCCCGATCGGACGACGGGAACCAGCAAAGGCGTCCCTTCCAGTGGCGGCCCGTCGGCGGCGGCCACGAGATCGCCGAGAAAGCGGCCGTCTCGCTCGCGGCGGTAAACCTGTTTGGCGCGGCCGGTCGTCTGCTTATCAGCGGAGGTCTTGATACAGGGTCGAAGGCGGCCGGCGGCGTCCTCGACTTCCACGAGCTTGTACACCATTGCAAGGCTCGGGGCATCGGCGACGGTGGTCATTTCCGTGCCCACACCGAACGCATCGATCGGCGCGCCCGCGGCGAGGAGGTCGTCGATCTTGAATTCGTTGAGATCGCCGGACGCGAGGATTTTGACGTGGCCGCAATCGGCCTGATCGAGGATTCGCCTCGCGAGTCGCGATTGGCCCAGCAGGTCGCCGCTGTCCAGGCGTATCGCAGAGAGGCGCGGCCCCAATCGTGCCGCGCGGCGCACCCCGGTCTCGACGTCGTACGTATCGACGAGCGCGATGGTTGAATCCGGAAAGATGTTGGCATAGTCGACAAATGCGGCTTGCTCGTCGTCGTGGGCCATGATCCAGGAATGCGCCATCGTGCCCGCAGGCGGATAATCGAACATCCGCGCCGCGGCAACATTGCTCGTCGCGGTGCAACCGGCGATCAGCGCGGCGCGGGCGGCGAGCAGCGCGCCCTGCGGGCCGGGCGAGCGGCGAGTGCCGAACTCGATGACCGGCCGGTCGCGCGCGGCGAGCACGATGCGGGCTGCCTTGGAGGCCACGGCGGTCTGAAAGTGCAGGCTGTTGATCGCGAGAGTTTCGACGATCTGCGCCTCCAGGAGCGTGCCGGAGACGCGCAGAAGCGGTTCGTTCGCAAACACGACGGTCCCTTCGGGAACGGCGTGGATGTCGCCCGCGAAACTGAATTGCCCCAGGACGCTGAAAAACTCCTTACTCACGGCGTGAAACGCCGGAAGGGCTCTAAGATAATCAGTGTCTTCCGCCCTAAAGCGAAGGTGCCCCACCGCCGCAGTGGCCTGTTCCAAGCCGGCCGCCACGAGATAGGACCGATTTTGCGGGAGCCGCCGGATAAACAGCTCGAAGACGCAGCGCCGGCGGTGGAGCCCCTGGGCGTGGTAGGCCGCCGCCATGGTTAACTGGTAAAGATCGGTGCAAAAGGGCAGTTCAGCGTCGCTGGGCAGTAATGGGTTATTCAAGATTCGGCATCCGGCGTTGGCCGATATTATACGCGGCGGAGAGTTTTGGGCAGCGCATCCTTGGAAAAGGGTCGGTTCGGCTCGATGGTCGAAGTCAGCGAATTGACGAAGGTCTTTCCCACGACCGAGGGCGGCGAAAAATGGGCCGTCGACGGCCTGTCGTTTCGAGTTGCACCGGGGGAAATCTATGGACTCCTGGGACCGAACGGTGCAGGCAAGACCACGGCGCTGCGGATGGTGAGTGGGCTGATCACGCCGACATCGGGGCGGGTCCGGCTGGACGGGTTCGACGTCGCCGCTCAGCGTCAGCAAGCCAAGAGTCGCCTGGGATACCTGACCGCGAGTACGGGGCTGTATCAGCGGCTCTCCCCGCGCGAACTGCTCACCTATTTCGGCGAACTGCTTGGCATGGACCGCCCGGCCGTGCAGCACAGGATCGCGGAGTTGATCGATTGGCTGGACATGGGCGGTTTTGCCGATCTGCGATGCGGCGGACTGTCCACCGGCCAGAAGCAGCGTACGAACATCGCCCGCGCGGTCATGGGTGACCCGCCCATTCTGATTATGGACGAGCCCACGCTGGGGTTGGATGTCTTGACCAACCGGATCGTGCTGGACTTTATCCGCTCGGAAGGCGCGCGCGGCAAGGCAATCATCATGTCCACGCATTATCTGGACGACGCCGAGCGACTGTGCCATCGCTGCGGGCTCATTCATGAAGGCCGGCTGGTCGGTGAGGGATCGCTCGCGGAGTTGCAGCGCACCACTGGTCGCAGCCGGCTCAGCGAGGTGTTTTTAAAGCTGTGCGGGCAGGCCGAACACGTGTTGGAAATGGCGGGACCTCGAAGGTAGGGCGGGCTCTGCCCGTCGGTGCGACGCGGGTTGGGGCCCGCTGAACTGGATGATGAAAGATTACCGACGAGTCTGGGTGGTTTATAAGAAGGAGCTGGTGGAGACCCTGCGCGATCGCCGGACGCTGATGGCGATGGTCTTGGTGCCCATCGTCCTGTATCCCGTGTTGATGATCATCATCGTCCAGGCCCTGAAAGTCGAGACGGACCGGCGCCAGGCAGAACGCTATTCAATCTGTGTGCCGACGGAGGCGCATCGAGAGTGGCTGGAAATCGTGCTTCGCCGCGAGGATGCCCAGCGGGCGAGTTGGGAAGAGACGAAGAAGAATGGGAACCTCGACG
It contains:
- a CDS encoding nicotinate phosphoribosyltransferase; this translates as MNNPLLPSDAELPFCTDLYQLTMAAAYHAQGLHRRRCVFELFIRRLPQNRSYLVAAGLEQATAAVGHLRFRAEDTDYLRALPAFHAVSKEFFSVLGQFSFAGDIHAVPEGTVVFANEPLLRVSGTLLEAQIVETLAINSLHFQTAVASKAARIVLAARDRPVIEFGTRRSPGPQGALLAARAALIAGCTATSNVAAARMFDYPPAGTMAHSWIMAHDDEQAAFVDYANIFPDSTIALVDTYDVETGVRRAARLGPRLSAIRLDSGDLLGQSRLARRILDQADCGHVKILASGDLNEFKIDDLLAAGAPIDAFGVGTEMTTVADAPSLAMVYKLVEVEDAAGRLRPCIKTSADKQTTGRAKQVYRRERDGRFLGDLVAAADGPPLEGTPLLVPVVRSGKPLAATRPVAHIADYARQQISHLPESLRSLRGSAPFPIEIHSSLKSE
- a CDS encoding ABC transporter ATP-binding protein; its protein translation is MGSASLEKGRFGSMVEVSELTKVFPTTEGGEKWAVDGLSFRVAPGEIYGLLGPNGAGKTTALRMVSGLITPTSGRVRLDGFDVAAQRQQAKSRLGYLTASTGLYQRLSPRELLTYFGELLGMDRPAVQHRIAELIDWLDMGGFADLRCGGLSTGQKQRTNIARAVMGDPPILIMDEPTLGLDVLTNRIVLDFIRSEGARGKAIIMSTHYLDDAERLCHRCGLIHEGRLVGEGSLAELQRTTGRSRLSEVFLKLCGQAEHVLEMAGPRR